The genome window GTCAAAGAtttgttagatgatttgtttccaTTTTTTCTGATTCTACTAAGAATACTATGCAAAATCTCaccaatcaccacagattctacagtagtttctactccaaactctttcatttctactatctcgatgaatattgttcatccgttgaccagtgattgtatctcgacggatgtgcttaacagcaattatccaTTACACTTTCAACTACTACttcgacggatgtttctcatccgttgacaatcacTGCACAAATTGAAATCTCAACtgttgtcacaagtgcagatgatttagtagttgtacaatcactcttaggattgaggaaagggagtgaacatagtgagaggctgaattgctctcaggcaaaaggagaggaaaagagtgaaaatatgcaaggTATTTCTTCTagttggcaaaagtgagtgagtggagtcccaccttagtaggtgaaggtgaaggtgtgagggtgggaagccaaggggagcccttgatgtaagaaaagagagattatgatagaaaagcaggtacagaagaatgggaagatcccattgttagtgagttaagggatgtcaataggctgaaaagaaatagctatttcagcaagattatcaagctgtcttagactctgtttcttttaaagctgaggcatttactcaccatgttccagcttatcaagttctagctgaacaggacaatgtggcttctgagagaattctcaacttcgtgcacacaactgcttctatgcaaagggcaaTGATGCAATCACTACCATGTCCTTCACAGCTGGTGATGAATTTGACTATCCAGCTGGTGGTTCGGAGGagtttggggatgaagatgatgatgaagaagatttcATGCACacagggggagaagcaggccatagctcaagtacaaacactccatcttggatgtttagcaaagatgtgatgagcaccatttcaaatcaactctctttcacatcattcaacaaactcagacagctcttcaagccactacaaattccaacaccaagagactttttcatttactttattttcttctattttcgTTAGTAATTACTGAAATGTCCCTACTTCCGTTAAAGTTAACGGTTATCTTGGATGGAAAGTCATTAACGGGGTGCAAATAGAAGAGAAATTAATTTTATGGGGTGCAAGTTGACAGAGAAAATAATGTAGACTGAAATcgcaaaaataaaaataaaagtggaTTACGAACTGCCAATTACTAAAATAAAAAGAATTTATTATTGAATAACACACAAGTCAAAGAtttgttagatgatttgttgccatttctttctgattctactaaGAATACTATGCAAAATCTCaccaatcaccacagattctacagtagtttctactccaaactctttcatttctactatctcgatgAATATTGGTCATCCGTTGAccagtgattgtatctcgacggatgtgcttaacagcaattatccattgacactttcaactactacttcgacggatgtttctcatccgttgacaatcacTGCACAAATTGAAATCTCAACTGTTGTCACAAGTacagatgatttagtagttgtacaatcactcttaggattgaggaaagggagtgaacatagtgagaggctgaattgctctcaggcaaaaggagaggaaaagagtaaaATATGCAAGGTATTTCTTCTagttggcaaaagtgagtgagtggagtcccaccttagtaggtgaaagtgaaggtgtgagggtgggaagccaaggggagcccttgatgtaagaaaagagagattatgatagaaaagcaggtacagaagaatgggaagatcccattgtttgagttaagggatgtcaataaggctgaaaagaaatagctatttcagcaagattatcaagctgtcttagactctgtttcttttaaagctgaggcatttactcaccatgttctagcgtatcaagttctagctgaacaggacaatgtggcttctgagagaattctcaacttcgtgcacacaactgcttctatgcaaagggccaatGATGCAATCACTACCATGTCCTTCACAGCTGTGATGAATTTGACTATCCAGCTAGTGGTTCGGAGGagtttggggatgaagatgatgaagaaGATTTCATGCACacagggggagaagcaggccatagctcaagtacaaacactccatcttggatgtttagcaaagattgtgatgagcaccattttaaatcaactctctttcacatcattcaacaaactcagacagctcttcaagccactacaaattccaacaccaagagactttttcatttactttattttcttctattttcgTTAGTAATTTACTGAAATGTCCCTACTTCCGTTAAAGTTAACGGTTATCTTGAATGGAAAGTCATTAACGGGGTGCAAATAGAAGAGAAATCAATTTTATGGGGTGCAAGTTGGCAGAGAAAAATGTAGACTGAAAttgcaaaaataaaaataaaagtggaTTACGAACTGCCAATTAGTAAAATAAAAAGAACTTATTATTGAATAACACACAAGTCaagatttttaaaattgaaatccaAATTAAATATGTCGATCcatttatatcaatatatttgACTTTAACAGCttgctttaaaatattataatccATGATTTAAAATGAATTGGTAGCGGTTAAAATTTTCGTGAGACTGGGCTGTTGAGTTCTCGTTAATTTTAGGCCTTGTGACCACATGGGTTTTCTAGTCTGGGTTTAACCATCTATCACTAGATCTATATTAGCAAAGAAATTAAAAAAAGTGCATttcaaaagcaaaaaaaaattgaaaaataacatTGACGAGTACCCCCGTCCTACCCAATTATTTACATCAGGTTTGAGTACGAAGGTTAAACAAATTAAAATTAATGATAAAAAGTAATATTCTAAAATTCTCGATTAGACCCATCAATCCACCATTAATCCTATACAAAGTACTACACtaattgatttttgaaatatttgaataGAATCCTCACATAATGTGTTGGATTCATCAAATTTTGATTGGAAACTCTGGTTCGAATCTGCGAATTTATTAAACATGGTATAGTTCAAAATTTATATCTGTTAAAGCTAAATTTTTTACAATTGTTTCCAAAATTATTGTAACTATTGATAGCTGAAATAAATTTATCTTTTACATAAATTTTAAAGCAAAATAATAGATTCCATTTATGTCATGAAATACAATCAAAATGTCATTGAAATCTCACTTTTATGTATTTTGAAAAATTAACGTAAATATTATCATTAACGACTTTACTTCCATAGGTGATTAAGacattataatttattaattacttgttttaataaataataattactacaattttcaaattttttccATATATTAGTATTACTTGGAGATCTTGAATTAGAAATtctcattaaaatctgcaaatttttaaaacaatATCATTTAggtttcaaattttaaaaaaacttcattttttaaatatttataccATGTATAAACTTTATAGCCGTTTCTAAAGTTATTAATTGATTGTTACAAGTTGGTTggaataaatttgattttaacgTTAAATTAACTGCaaaatattttagtttatttaagtCACGAATACGATCAAATATCATTACGTATCTTGAAATATATGTATGTTGAAATTACATTACCATCATGTACGATTTAACTAATATAagttatttaaaaaatcatattttccaATTATTGTTTATTAATTACCGTGATGGTACAAACAATAATTGGTATAAATTTATACATGTATAAGATTGCtcctatattttaaaatttttgtgcAACCTTATTTATATACCATAACAATTTTCTTTTCCCAAACTATCCCAAATTATTTGATGCAAAACATGAAAAATCTTACAAATATTTAATCACAAATTTACAGGTAAAAGGTAAGGATGAGGTATGTAAAGTGTGGGTTTAGGCCCAAAACCATGAACCTCTAACGTCCCCTAGAAATTGTATTTCCAAATAACCGTAAAAAGGATACGTCCAGCACCCAATCCTAGGTACACAGCAGTGACTCCAGCAAAATGAAAAATCTTATAAATACCGAAAAAATATTCATTCCTACAGCCTCCAATATATGCCGCATCTTTAGTTCAGTGTTCTTTTCCTACACAACATAACAGCAGCCATCTTGTTCAGTTCATATCTAGGGTTTTTGTCTGAAACAATGTTGAATCTCCCTGACTCTCTTTATCCTGATCCGATACAAGGTGACAACAGTGTTATGTCGAATGGTGGTGCACCTGCTAACAACAATGGTCCCTGTGATGGTGCTAGCAAAGCTATTGATTGGCCTTCTGCTAGTGTAGAGGACTTGGTTGTTGCTTCAAGAACCTGAGCATCGCGAAAAGGCCATTTCATCTCTTACTCAGATTAAGGTCCATTATTTTTCTTCATTATATGAAgatttttgtttgttttatgtACATTTTTGTTTGTTTTGTATGTTGTTAGGTGGAAATAAATTGATCTGTAATTGTTAATTCATAAATGATGTTTTTAATACATGATTGGATGCATTTTTTGTGTTTAAGCTTGTTTAACGTGGCTGGTTAGAAATGATTGATGATTAATGATTAGAGTTATCTTTTATTTGTGTGTCTTGATTAGAAGTAATTGACAATAGATCTGAGTTTTTAAAGAGTttaaattatgcattcatatgtTGAAATACAAGTTAAATTGTGGCCTTCTCATGATTTTATGATGTCTATGCTGGTCATTTCATTTTCATAAAGTGTGGTTTAATCGACCAGGGATTATGTAAACCAGATATACTCATTCGTTTGATTTCATTCTTTATGTGGTTCATACACAAATATAGATCGATATTTATTTGTAATCAGTCTGATTTATGAAAGTATCTCTTCAATCGGAATGTGCAAATATATATCTTTGTATGCACCAAATGTCACTTTTACGTGGATTCTTTCCATATTTTGtagttttatattttatttagaaCAATAAGTATGTGCAGAGAAATGATGATCTTGACTCGCCTAAATGACTGTATAGTATCATTTAAGTTTGCTTGTTAGAAGTTTAAAGTGCAGTCCAGCCTGCAGAGTCAAATTATTTACACTCTATGTTCTAATGTCTATTGGGTGATATAGTATATTTCATTTCTAACATGTGATTTATCAATACAGAAACAGGGAAGAATTCAAGATTTGGCCCTCCACATTTGGCGGTCAATCAGTACGGTTTTCTTACTCCTATCGGTATGCACAATGACTTGGGTCTACCAAATACTTTGCATTGATCAAACTAAATGTATTTGTTTTAATAGCTTGCTTAAATTTATATCATGTCGTGAATTCTTTTTATTAACTTCTAATTTTGGTTAACATTAACAATAAAAGTTCCCTGTTTTGATTTGAGTTTCTTCCTCACATCTTAATACTGAAGTGGACTACTAAACCAAAATGGCAGTATCTAGGTTACATTGTTATATTTGATCTTCTCAAGTCCAGTGTCCCCCAGTTATATAGTATTTAATCAATATTTCGTGATTAATGATCCTTATTCTTTCTTGTCTTTTGAAATGATTATACTTGTTTGTGAATCCCTTGATCCTTGTGTCCGATACTATGACATGCACGTCCCCTCATCGGATAGGGGATTCATCCTGAATCCTAATTTTGATTCTTTCCCCCAATTTGTAATCAAAATTTCTGTTAACCGCCTATTTTCGTAAAATTAAGTATCAGTTTTTGTTAGTAAATACAAACGTATTATGCTAGTGTTCATTTTTGCATAAATCAAAATATTTTACCTGTATTTTGAGTTTAGATCAATAAGTTATGCATTTGATTAAATTTGCTTATAGTTTGTGGTTTTTTTAACCAGATTGAATATATGTAACATCAAATCTAGAGAAAATCTATATTTCTATATGTCGTGTCCCCCGCACCCGAATTcccatattattatatttatttattagattttTGTCCACGCACCCCGCACTTCTGCACCCGTATCTTTGCTTGTCAGTTGCCGAAGAAATCTTTCATTGAACTAATGAGAAGATTTGCGGAGATCTCAAATATTTggaaatttgaaattttaaacCCAAAAATCTGGAAAATAGGCATTGTAAGGAAGTTCTGCAACTTTTATGTCACACGTCTTAGAGAAGTCCTACCCTTAAGATCAAGTTGCATCACATCTGAATCAGAACTTGATACAATTTATGAAATCCGCACATGATGGTCATTGGAATCATTTAAATGATTTACTACTTTGTTTGACAAGCTCAGCCTTGTGGTTTGTATTGGCTATTCTATCTATTCAAATAAGAATGTTGTGTTTTACAGTTGGTGATTAATGGAATTATCTTCTTTATTGCAGGAAGTATTATCTATATACAAGTCATTAACACCTGAGAAACTTACTATGAAAGATTCAAGTAAAGTTTGTGATGTACTTGTTTTGTTTGAGGTCATTTCGCTCATTTAATTTCCTTTTCTAGTGGTATTAACTTTGTAATGTATTTGCTTTATATGTTCGATTTCCTAATTTTCAAACTTTTTTCTTatcaaatttatttttacttatcaaatttattatctatatacatcaaatttatttttacttATGCAGGAGCCATAGCTGGTCCTCTATGTACTTAAAAATTATGTATGCAACTCTAATATCAAAGTGTATTTTCTATTGAATGCAGTGCTTGGCCACTCACCCTCAAACGAAGATGCAGTTCCTTAATGGTATTTTTCTGAACTTTCTGAAAGCTATGTGACTTGTTTCTGCTAATGTATTCAGTATTTACATTAGTCTTCTTCAACATAGTTGGATGTATCCACAGTTATAGCTTCTTCTCACCAAATGATATAAGCTAATTTCATTCTATAACTTTTGCTGATTTCTTGATGTCTGATATTGCTACTTAAAGACCACACAAGATATTGTCGAACTTGACGTGTTTTGATATATAAATGCATTCACTTTTTATTTCAAGCTGGTATGATTTGTTTATGTGAACACCAAAGAAACAGGACACTGAGGTGAAATCAAGGATTCAGTTGAAGTTACAAGTTTGTTACATAAATTCTGGGATGAGGATTTTGCATAACTTATTCAAATATTGTTATTAACTGATTTTAATAGGATAATTAAGGAGCTAGATAAGGTTAATCGTAGACAGACTTGTATTAACTTCTGTCCTTGCAGTTCAGATACATTGTTACTTGTACCCTTTCTTGGAGACTGAAGAAACGAGCAAGCCATTCCAGTACCTAAGGCTAATGAGCTTGGGGGTCATTGGTGGTCTTCTGAAGGAGGTACAATTCCACTCTAAATCAATACATGATACCTTCAATTTTTTATACTTTTAGCCATTTGAATTATTAAAACAGCTAAGCACCAGTAACCTTGCATGGAAGTATTTTCTCATTGCTAGTTGCTACCCGCCCTTTCAAGTTTCAGCTCTGAATTGAATGCAATGTTGAGATGAATTAGCTTAATCAGAACAATAGTTGAAGAAAATGTCCATTATTTCTTACCAGATTGCATATCAATTTGCTTTAATATGATCTGATATGCCTAAAGGTTCTACTCCAAATATCATCCGAATCTTCTCTACTAGCAGGTAGGCGACCCTTCGACAAAGGTTGCTGTTCACTGTTTGCTTGAATCAGGACTCTTCCCTTTGTGTCTAAAATCCATAGAATATGGAAACGAACTTTCACAATCAGTAAGTGTCCATTAAAATTTGAACTCAACATTCTTTCGCTTCCAAGCATTTTTTACTGCAATATATCACCTTACATGTAATGTAAGACAGTACAGAGTATAAAATCTGGTTactaaaaatttcaaattaatatcCCTTTCTAGTGTTTCTGCTAGGTGTTTATTGAAAAAGGGATTTTTAGTTAATACTCCATGTTTCGTATTAATACATATCAAGTCGACTTGATGAACATCTAATATTTTGGTGTTAGATGAACATTATTACCCAGCCATATATAAATCATAAGGTTTATATTGCATGGCATAGACTTGATCGTCCTAGTAAGAACCTGAGCAAATAATTCTGAAACAATTCCGGTACACCATCAAAATATAAATAGATCGACACCCATAGTTAATTGGCTCTTTAAACTCACTCTGAACACTTGTATATGGCTATACAGACTGCATCTTGGATAATGTCAAGAATAATGATGCAAGAGCAGGGACTACAGTATTGCTGTGAGCCTGCAAACCGGTTGTGTGCAATCATGAAGGTTTTTAATGACGTAATTGAAAAGATGCAGGATGAACCGTCTACTACAGTTTTGAAGAATATTATTCAATGTTATGTCATACTGTCCGATGATCCAAGGTTAGCCAGCAACCTTTGTAAGCATATCTTCCAAGCTGTTGTGTGTTTCTATTCTTATATCGTTCCTATAGTTATTGTATTATTGATTTAGAACTTGTGTAAAAAATGTCTCTGACCAAGCACCGGATAGCTTGAGAGTGGTTTTATGTCCCTTGGGGCGGTCTGGTTGTTGTACTTAACAAACATAATTTGATGTGATTCGAATGCAGCAGGGGTTGTCTCCTCTTGAGAAGCTTCATTCCGCCAATACTGACGACTGCCCCATATATTGAAGCCCTTCGTGTAAGTCCATCCAGATGATCTCTTATATACATGTAAAAATGTGGACTCTATTGTGGCACAAAACAGCAAATTTCACTACCAAAATCCAAGTTTATAAAAAAA of Apium graveolens cultivar Ventura unplaced genomic scaffold, ASM990537v1 ctg8755, whole genome shotgun sequence contains these proteins:
- the LOC141705299 gene encoding cell differentiation protein rcd1-like — protein: MLNLPDSLYPDPIQGDNSVMSNGGAPANNNGPCDGASKAIDWPSASVEDLKQGRIQDLALHIWRSISTVFLLLSEVLSIYKSLTPEKLTMKDSSKVCDVLVLFECLATHPQTKMQFLNVQIHCYLYPFLETEETSKPFQYLRLMSLGVIGGLLKETASWIMSRIMMQEQGLQYCCEPANRLCAIMKVFNDVIEKMQDEPSTTVLKNIIQCYVILSDDPSRGCLLLRSFIPPILTTAPYIEALRARPITLKNLQDLFQKLSMGCGPNAEAVGDVAGSSHLDR